A single Paraburkholderia sp. FT54 DNA region contains:
- a CDS encoding endonuclease/exonuclease/phosphatase family protein, translated as MKLIDWNVQWGRGVDGRVDLTRIVHEARALSDFDVMCMQEVTRGFHEDPASGGLAGGPSADQFAELAALLPAFTVLDAVGSDLPALGASRHRRQFGNAIVTRLPVRQVLRHSLPWPADPAKPSMMRVALEAVLETDIGAIRVVSTHLEFYSETQRLAQLARLRELHREACDHARAPAKAEKIDSPFSDTARPVSAIVCGDFNSAYESSAYCRMLEPIADAPRFVDAWASAHPRAPRAPTVGLYDHEQWPDGPFACDFIFVTDDLTARIAACEVDPHSQSSDHQPMWLELH; from the coding sequence ATGAAACTCATCGACTGGAATGTTCAGTGGGGACGCGGCGTGGACGGCCGCGTCGACCTCACACGAATCGTGCACGAAGCGCGCGCGCTGTCCGATTTCGACGTCATGTGCATGCAGGAAGTCACGCGCGGTTTTCATGAGGATCCGGCGTCGGGCGGTTTGGCCGGCGGGCCATCCGCCGATCAATTCGCCGAACTGGCCGCGTTGCTTCCGGCATTCACGGTACTCGACGCAGTGGGCTCGGATCTCCCGGCGCTCGGGGCGAGCCGCCATCGGCGTCAGTTCGGCAATGCGATCGTGACGCGGCTACCCGTCAGGCAGGTGCTGCGCCACTCCCTGCCCTGGCCTGCGGATCCCGCCAAACCGTCGATGATGAGGGTGGCGCTCGAAGCCGTGCTCGAAACCGATATCGGCGCGATACGGGTGGTCTCCACGCATCTCGAGTTTTATTCGGAGACGCAGCGCCTCGCGCAACTCGCCAGGTTGCGGGAACTGCACAGGGAAGCATGCGACCACGCGCGAGCGCCCGCGAAGGCGGAAAAAATCGACAGCCCGTTTTCCGACACGGCGCGGCCTGTGAGCGCGATTGTCTGTGGCGACTTTAACAGTGCGTACGAAAGCAGCGCATATTGCCGGATGCTTGAACCCATTGCCGATGCCCCGCGCTTTGTCGATGCGTGGGCCAGCGCGCACCCTCGCGCGCCGCGAGCCCCGACCGTGGGGCTATACGATCACGAGCAGTGGCCGGATGGTCCATTCGCCTGCGACTTCATCTTTGTGACGGACGATCTGACAGCGCGGATTGCGGCCTGTGAGGTGGACCCGCACAGCCAGTCGTCGGATCATCAGCCGATGTGGCTCGAATTGCATTGA
- a CDS encoding ParB/Srx family N-terminal domain-containing protein → MTTLKIDQLRPTQLTHGAREVREKIKQYEALSGHDLEMAIAEKPIPVVYGPNGAPFAIDHHHVAAALWHVGIKSVPIVLVRDLSTYSPAAFWLSMENERWTFPYDAEGRRRPFSDLPEHIWALPDDEYRSLAAAVRDAGGYEKTSVPLEEFRWADFFRSNLPRPDSDKKFAALLDEGLRLAKSKAALGLPGYLGPAD, encoded by the coding sequence ATGACTACACTAAAAATCGACCAGCTGCGTCCCACCCAACTGACACACGGCGCGCGGGAAGTGCGCGAAAAAATCAAACAATACGAAGCGCTGAGCGGGCACGATCTGGAGATGGCCATCGCTGAGAAACCGATACCCGTCGTCTACGGACCGAACGGCGCGCCGTTTGCGATCGATCATCATCACGTGGCCGCCGCGCTCTGGCATGTGGGCATCAAGTCTGTGCCGATCGTCCTGGTCAGGGATCTGTCGACTTACTCGCCGGCTGCTTTCTGGCTGAGCATGGAAAACGAACGGTGGACTTTCCCGTATGACGCTGAAGGCCGACGCCGGCCGTTTTCCGATTTGCCGGAACACATCTGGGCTCTGCCGGATGACGAGTATCGCAGTCTCGCGGCAGCGGTCCGCGATGCCGGCGGCTACGAAAAAACCAGTGTCCCTCTGGAAGAATTCCGATGGGCCGATTTCTTTCGCTCGAATCTGCCGCGGCCAGACAGCGACAAGAAGTTCGCAGCGCTACTGGACGAAGGGCTCAGGCTGGCAAAGAGCAAGGCGGCGCTGGGACTGCCGGGCTATCTGGGTCCCGCGGACTGA
- a CDS encoding UdgX family uracil-DNA binding protein (This protein belongs to the uracil DNA glycosylase superfamily, members of which act in excision repair of DNA. However, it belongs more specifically to UdgX branch, whose founding member was found to bind uracil in DNA (where it does not belong), without cleaving it, appears to promote DNA repair by a pathway involving RecA, rather than base excision.) gives MADDKLKRRTRGSTQSDPDVERDQQPATLDECRRCALWCNATQPVPGEGPKHAAIMLIGEQPGDAEDLQGRPFVGPAGALLDKALDEAGLERKEVYVTNAVKHFKWTPRGKRRMHKTPGQREIEACGYWLEQELRTTGAHVIVALGATALKAVLDDSHARLQDALCKTIEHDERTVVATYHPSFALRAPDPATRQRVYDTIVAALQAAHELSRQRKLSN, from the coding sequence ATGGCCGACGACAAACTCAAGCGCCGAACGCGCGGCAGCACGCAGTCCGATCCGGATGTCGAACGCGACCAGCAACCGGCGACGTTGGACGAATGCCGCCGCTGCGCGCTGTGGTGCAATGCGACACAGCCGGTGCCCGGCGAAGGGCCGAAGCACGCGGCCATCATGTTGATCGGCGAGCAGCCGGGGGATGCTGAAGACTTGCAGGGCAGACCGTTCGTCGGACCGGCGGGAGCACTGCTCGACAAAGCGCTCGACGAAGCCGGGCTGGAACGCAAGGAAGTCTATGTCACGAACGCCGTCAAACATTTCAAGTGGACGCCGCGTGGCAAGCGTCGCATGCACAAGACGCCGGGACAGCGAGAGATCGAAGCATGCGGATACTGGCTTGAACAGGAACTCCGGACCACAGGGGCGCACGTGATCGTTGCGTTAGGCGCCACCGCGCTAAAGGCGGTACTGGACGATTCGCACGCCCGGTTGCAGGACGCGCTCTGCAAAACGATCGAACACGACGAGCGGACGGTGGTTGCGACCTATCATCCGTCGTTCGCATTGCGCGCGCCCGATCCCGCGACGCGGCAACGCGTGTATGACACGATTGTCGCGGCCCTTCAGGCCGCGCACGAGTTGAGCCGTCAGCGCAAACTGTCCAACTGA
- a CDS encoding DUF72 domain-containing protein: MKQVGDVRIGISGWRYKGWRDSFYPHGLRQAAELQFASSLFQTIEINGTHYSLQSLDSWRHWYAETPADFVFSVKGARYLTHLLRFRDDSARVASANFFAQGLLALNEKLGPILWQFPPSFGFEPAAMERFLRFLPRDTAAALSLATQHDERVKTPYASVDRKRTLRHAVEIRHASFLDPAFVEMLRQYEVALVVSDSTEPWPLAEDLTADFVYIRMHGTESRYAGAYADDALDDWAARIDAWRRGSQPTHARLIAPHLHPPARARRDVYCYFDNDAKTHAPFDAQRLMQRLGLQAAHSAA, translated from the coding sequence ATGAAACAGGTTGGCGACGTACGCATCGGCATTTCTGGTTGGCGCTACAAGGGATGGAGAGATAGTTTCTATCCCCATGGGCTGCGACAGGCCGCCGAATTGCAGTTTGCGTCCTCGCTTTTTCAGACCATCGAGATCAATGGTACGCATTACAGCCTTCAGTCGCTCGACAGTTGGCGGCATTGGTACGCCGAGACCCCTGCCGACTTTGTCTTCAGTGTGAAAGGCGCGCGATATCTGACCCATCTATTGCGTTTCCGCGACGACAGCGCGCGAGTTGCCAGCGCCAACTTTTTCGCGCAGGGGCTGCTTGCCCTGAACGAAAAACTGGGACCCATACTGTGGCAGTTCCCGCCCTCGTTTGGCTTCGAGCCCGCGGCGATGGAACGCTTTTTACGTTTTCTGCCCCGCGACACCGCGGCCGCGCTCTCTTTGGCAACGCAACACGATGAGCGTGTCAAGACGCCATATGCCTCGGTGGACCGCAAGCGGACACTGCGCCATGCCGTCGAAATACGCCACGCCAGTTTTCTGGACCCCGCCTTCGTCGAGATGCTCAGGCAATACGAAGTCGCACTGGTAGTTTCCGATTCCACCGAACCGTGGCCGCTGGCCGAAGACCTTACCGCTGACTTCGTCTACATTCGGATGCATGGCACCGAATCGCGGTACGCCGGCGCCTACGCTGACGACGCTCTGGACGACTGGGCCGCCCGGATCGACGCATGGCGCCGCGGTTCGCAGCCCACCCACGCGCGGCTGATCGCGCCGCATCTTCATCCACCCGCGCGGGCGCGACGGGACGTCTACTGCTATTTCGACAACGATGCCAAAACACACGCGCCCTTCGACGCGCAGCGGCTGATGCAACGACTTGGCCTGCAAGCAGCGCATTCGGCGGCATAA
- a CDS encoding RNA polymerase sigma-70 factor, protein MDDDVRAFNGLRPRLQKIAYRMLGSVAEAEDIVQDVWLRWHATAREAIDNAEAWLVAVTTRMSIDRLRAAKIQREHYAGIWLPEPQMTDFPATPEEATERADDVSVAFLMLLERLTPEARAAFLLREVFDANYDEVAQAIGKTEAACRQLVSRAKTQLRDERPRHVVPRETHLRLLRTFAHALERADFPAINALLAEDAMLIGDGGGKVQSFPKPMAGGRRIAQLFYASSRRYGSGLSVKLVALNGQWALLRFIEGKLESAQSFETDGERIVRIHVQRNPDKLARIAAAYADD, encoded by the coding sequence ATGGACGACGACGTACGTGCCTTTAACGGGCTGCGCCCGCGACTGCAGAAGATTGCGTATCGAATGCTGGGATCGGTTGCCGAGGCCGAAGATATCGTGCAGGACGTTTGGCTGCGTTGGCATGCGACAGCCCGTGAAGCCATCGATAACGCCGAGGCGTGGCTGGTCGCGGTCACGACGCGGATGTCCATCGACCGTCTGCGCGCGGCGAAGATTCAACGCGAACACTACGCGGGCATCTGGTTGCCCGAACCGCAGATGACGGACTTCCCGGCTACGCCGGAGGAGGCCACGGAGCGCGCCGACGACGTCTCCGTGGCTTTTCTGATGCTGCTCGAACGGCTGACGCCGGAAGCACGCGCGGCGTTCCTGCTGCGCGAAGTATTCGACGCCAACTATGACGAAGTCGCACAAGCCATCGGCAAGACGGAGGCGGCGTGCCGTCAGTTGGTGAGCCGTGCAAAAACGCAGCTGCGCGACGAACGTCCACGTCATGTGGTACCGCGCGAGACGCATCTGCGCCTGCTGCGAACCTTCGCGCACGCGCTGGAGCGCGCCGATTTCCCCGCGATCAACGCATTGCTGGCCGAAGACGCGATGCTGATCGGCGACGGTGGCGGCAAAGTGCAGAGCTTCCCGAAACCGATGGCGGGCGGCCGGCGCATCGCGCAGCTTTTCTACGCATCGTCGCGGCGTTATGGCAGCGGCCTGAGCGTCAAGCTCGTGGCGCTCAACGGTCAATGGGCGCTGTTGCGCTTTATCGAAGGCAAACTCGAATCGGCACAGTCGTTCGAAACGGATGGCGAGCGCATCGTTCGGATCCATGTGCAGCGCAACCCTGACAAGCTCGCCCGCATCGCGGCGGCATATGCCGACGACTGA
- a CDS encoding LysR family transcriptional regulator, giving the protein MSDYPPRRPIASAADPFACSFATSYAGVVSFLAVANEGSFARAGDRLGIARSSVSRNVQKLEAQLDARLFLRTTRSTSLTREGELFYENCQPGIERIAQALEDMRELRNGPPRGHLRIVSTPGFGRKIVAPLLRGFHSRYPEIALELLLNDRPADFTADRVDVAFRDGRMEDSGIVARQLIPMQMLVCASPGYARRHGLPRHVDELADHRCINFLTASGRISEWEFKVDGLPQRRQPVAQHTFNDPDLIVQAVLDGLGIAQLPAHQVCDLLGDGQLVSCLAQHAPEDSGHYICYLSRKQLPARVRVFIDYMTEHTRALDLQCLTTMTALPTLE; this is encoded by the coding sequence ATGTCAGACTACCCACCACGCCGCCCCATCGCCAGCGCCGCCGATCCGTTCGCATGCAGCTTTGCGACCAGCTACGCCGGCGTCGTTTCCTTTCTCGCCGTTGCCAACGAAGGCAGCTTTGCCCGTGCGGGCGATCGTCTCGGGATCGCGCGTTCCTCCGTTAGCCGCAATGTGCAGAAACTCGAGGCTCAGCTCGACGCGCGCCTGTTCCTGCGCACGACCCGCAGCACGTCGTTGACGCGCGAGGGGGAACTCTTCTACGAGAACTGTCAGCCTGGCATAGAGCGCATCGCCCAGGCGCTGGAAGACATGCGGGAACTGCGCAACGGGCCGCCGCGCGGCCATCTGCGCATCGTCTCGACACCGGGCTTCGGCCGCAAGATCGTCGCGCCGCTGCTGCGGGGCTTTCATTCGCGCTATCCCGAGATCGCCCTCGAATTGCTGCTGAACGACCGGCCCGCCGACTTTACCGCCGATCGCGTCGACGTTGCGTTTCGCGACGGGCGCATGGAAGACAGCGGGATCGTGGCGCGCCAGCTGATTCCGATGCAGATGCTCGTCTGCGCGTCGCCCGGTTATGCGCGAAGACACGGATTACCGCGGCACGTCGATGAACTGGCGGATCATCGCTGCATCAATTTCCTGACCGCGTCCGGGCGCATCAGTGAGTGGGAGTTCAAGGTCGACGGTCTGCCGCAGCGGCGCCAGCCCGTCGCGCAGCACACATTCAACGACCCGGATCTGATCGTGCAGGCAGTGCTCGACGGGCTGGGCATCGCGCAGTTGCCTGCGCATCAGGTTTGCGATCTGCTGGGCGACGGGCAGCTGGTCAGTTGTCTCGCGCAGCACGCACCGGAAGACAGCGGCCACTACATCTGCTATCTCAGCCGCAAACAACTTCCTGCCCGGGTCCGCGTGTTCATCGACTATATGACCGAGCACACGAGAGCGCTCGACCTGCAGTGTCTGACGACGATGACGGCGTTACCGACGCTCGAGTGA
- a CDS encoding SDR family oxidoreductase, translated as MKIVVIGGTGLIGSKVVKNLRARGHAVVAASPASGVNTITGEGLKEALTGANVVVDLANSPSFEDAAVLEFFETAGRNLFAAELAAGVQHHVALSVVGTDRLAASGYFRGKIAQEKLIRESGVPYTIVHSTQFFEFLGGIAQSGGDGQDIRLSPALFQPIASDDVAAAVADFAVGEPRNGIAEIAGPERVRLADMVRRFLLASHDSRKVVADPRARYFGAELQDDTLVPGANPRLGTINFDAWFAQMQAAT; from the coding sequence ATGAAAATCGTCGTGATCGGTGGTACGGGACTCATCGGCAGTAAAGTCGTCAAGAATCTTCGCGCGCGCGGTCATGCCGTCGTTGCCGCATCGCCCGCATCGGGCGTGAACACAATCACGGGCGAAGGGCTGAAGGAGGCGTTGACGGGCGCGAATGTCGTGGTCGATCTGGCCAATTCCCCATCGTTCGAAGATGCCGCCGTGCTCGAATTCTTCGAGACGGCCGGACGCAATCTGTTTGCGGCGGAGCTTGCCGCGGGCGTACAGCATCACGTCGCGCTCTCCGTCGTCGGCACCGACAGGCTCGCGGCAAGCGGCTATTTCCGCGGCAAGATCGCGCAGGAGAAGCTGATCCGCGAATCGGGCGTGCCGTACACAATCGTCCATTCGACCCAGTTCTTCGAATTTCTTGGCGGCATTGCGCAATCGGGTGGCGACGGCCAGGACATCCGGCTGTCTCCCGCATTGTTCCAGCCGATTGCATCGGATGATGTGGCGGCAGCCGTCGCGGACTTTGCCGTCGGCGAACCGCGCAACGGTATCGCGGAGATCGCGGGTCCGGAGCGCGTGCGGCTGGCCGACATGGTGCGGCGATTCCTGTTGGCGAGCCACGATTCGCGCAAAGTCGTTGCAGACCCACGCGCCCGCTATTTCGGCGCCGAGTTGCAGGACGACACCCTTGTCCCGGGCGCAAACCCGCGTCTCGGTACGATCAACTTCGACGCGTGGTTCGCCCAGATGCAAGCCGCGACATAA
- a CDS encoding Ohr family peroxiredoxin, which translates to MPTLRPPPLTLLDRYHGRDPQTLYSTTVTVTGGDAGHGRASGIARSDDGNLTVHLRLPKALGGPGGGTNPEQLFAAGYAACFHGALSLLAARASIPIPGASVEVTVDFSRDPMDGLFILTAQTRIRLPGVERVVAEELVRNTERFCPYTKMARQGIGNVVALVQQDDAGRS; encoded by the coding sequence ATGCCCACATTGCGTCCACCGCCGCTGACGCTGCTCGACAGGTATCACGGGCGAGACCCTCAAACGCTGTATTCGACCACCGTCACCGTAACAGGCGGCGACGCGGGTCATGGGCGCGCGTCGGGCATTGCCCGTTCTGACGACGGCAATCTCACAGTTCACCTGCGATTGCCGAAGGCGCTGGGCGGTCCCGGCGGCGGCACCAATCCCGAGCAGCTCTTCGCGGCGGGTTACGCGGCCTGCTTTCATGGTGCACTGAGTCTGCTTGCGGCACGGGCAAGCATTCCGATTCCCGGCGCTTCGGTGGAGGTCACCGTCGATTTCAGCCGCGATCCCATGGACGGCCTGTTCATCCTGACCGCGCAGACCCGTATTCGATTGCCCGGTGTCGAGCGTGTCGTGGCCGAGGAACTGGTCCGCAACACGGAACGCTTTTGCCCTTATACCAAGATGGCACGGCAGGGGATCGGGAATGTCGTCGCGCTTGTGCAGCAGGACGACGCCGGCAGATCGTGA
- a CDS encoding UdgX family uracil-DNA binding protein (This protein belongs to the uracil DNA glycosylase superfamily, members of which act in excision repair of DNA. However, it belongs more specifically to UdgX branch, whose founding member was found to bind uracil in DNA (where it does not belong), without cleaving it, appears to promote DNA repair by a pathway involving RecA, rather than base excision.), which yields MRSIVIEDHFAAWRAASLGALDEGLAPETIEWRVGQERESSQGRTLFDYGATSAGAAPRPTAATVHVSKELATLLRDAASYRESDRWAFLYKALWRWQHGDRAVASPADADGARLHRMARSVRRARHDMIAYVRFRRQTSASAVQTPEYVAWYEPEHDVLAWAAEHFAQRMGRSTWMITTPRGAAFWDGRQLHLEQRRALPADHRGDTADEAGTLWLAYYRSTFNPARLNEAALEQHMPVRFWKGLPEGHLIPAMISEAKTGARRVAQASGVGALGGKTIPIEAEMAQPAREQPSSLDTCRRCNLWRNATQAVGSSGPGDARIMLIGEQPGDQEDLSGQPFVGPAGQLLETAITRAGLSRAQVYLTNAVKHFKWEPRGKRRLHKTPGQREIEACSYWLERELNAVRPAVVVALGATALTALLRGKVSLRDYVDAPFRVAGGWGIATYHPSFALRQQNDADCEKLLAEISSALIRARELAESVTAAVTKRQQ from the coding sequence ATGCGTTCCATCGTTATCGAAGACCATTTCGCCGCGTGGCGCGCCGCGTCGCTGGGCGCTTTAGACGAAGGCCTCGCGCCCGAGACGATCGAATGGCGTGTCGGGCAGGAACGCGAGTCATCGCAAGGCCGGACGCTGTTCGACTACGGCGCGACATCCGCAGGCGCGGCACCTCGACCCACTGCCGCGACCGTGCATGTTTCCAAGGAACTGGCGACACTATTGCGAGACGCTGCGTCATACCGCGAGTCAGATCGCTGGGCGTTTTTATACAAGGCGCTGTGGCGCTGGCAACATGGCGACCGCGCGGTTGCCTCGCCGGCAGATGCGGATGGCGCCCGGCTCCATCGTATGGCGAGGAGCGTACGACGTGCCAGGCACGACATGATCGCTTATGTGCGCTTTCGCAGGCAGACGTCGGCGTCGGCTGTGCAGACGCCCGAATACGTCGCCTGGTACGAGCCCGAACATGATGTCCTGGCGTGGGCTGCGGAACACTTTGCGCAGCGCATGGGACGCTCGACGTGGATGATCACGACGCCGCGCGGCGCCGCCTTCTGGGACGGTCGGCAACTGCACCTGGAGCAACGCCGCGCCCTGCCCGCCGATCATCGTGGCGATACAGCGGACGAAGCCGGGACGCTATGGCTCGCCTACTACCGCAGCACGTTCAATCCGGCGCGGCTGAACGAAGCGGCGCTCGAACAGCACATGCCGGTACGTTTCTGGAAAGGCCTGCCGGAAGGCCATCTGATTCCCGCGATGATCAGTGAAGCGAAAACCGGCGCGCGCCGCGTGGCGCAGGCGAGCGGCGTCGGTGCGCTGGGCGGCAAGACCATTCCGATCGAAGCGGAGATGGCGCAACCCGCCCGCGAGCAGCCCTCGTCGCTCGATACTTGCCGGCGTTGCAACCTGTGGCGCAACGCAACGCAAGCTGTGGGGAGTTCAGGGCCAGGCGACGCGCGCATCATGCTGATCGGCGAGCAGCCCGGCGATCAGGAAGATCTGAGCGGTCAGCCATTTGTCGGGCCAGCGGGGCAATTGCTGGAGACCGCGATCACGCGCGCCGGACTGTCGCGCGCGCAGGTTTATCTGACCAACGCGGTGAAGCATTTCAAATGGGAGCCGCGCGGCAAGCGCAGGCTGCACAAAACGCCCGGGCAGCGTGAGATCGAAGCGTGTTCTTACTGGCTCGAGCGGGAGTTGAATGCAGTGCGGCCGGCGGTGGTCGTCGCGCTTGGCGCGACGGCGCTCACGGCGTTGCTGCGCGGGAAAGTCAGTCTGAGAGACTATGTCGATGCGCCGTTCAGAGTGGCAGGCGGCTGGGGCATCGCGACCTATCATCCGTCGTTCGCGTTACGGCAGCAGAACGACGCGGACTGCGAGAAGCTATTGGCCGAGATCAGCAGTGCCCTCATCCGGGCGCGTGAGTTGGCGGAATCCGTCACGGCGGCTGTCACGAAACGGCAGCAGTGA
- a CDS encoding putative DNA modification/repair radical SAM protein, translating to MELLRKLEILADAAKYDASCASSGAPKRGSRGIAGLGASTGAGICHSFTPDGRCVSLLKILLTNFCLYDCQYCVNRRSSNVPRARFTPEEVVELTLDFYRRNYIDGLFLSSGIIRSSNYTMEQLVRVAQSLREDHQFRGYLHLKTIPDADPQLIAQAGRYADRLSVNIELPTEGSLARLAPEKNVRTIKLAMGSIRLAQEEAHSDASAPKFTPAGQSTQMIVGADQTNDSTILQTAAALYGAYKLKRVYYSAFSPIPDSPSALPAQAPPLLREHRLYQADFLMRGYGFSAEDLFEQPGNLSLDIDPKLAWALAHRDQFPVDLNRAPLRMIARVPGIGMRNAKRLVELRRSRRVRYEDLVRLRCPLEKIKPFVVTQDYRAALHDASSARLRRVLAPPVQLALL from the coding sequence GTGGAATTGCTCAGAAAGCTGGAAATATTGGCCGACGCCGCGAAGTACGATGCGTCGTGCGCGAGCAGTGGCGCGCCCAAGCGCGGCTCTCGCGGCATTGCCGGACTGGGCGCCAGCACCGGCGCAGGCATTTGCCACAGTTTCACGCCGGACGGGCGCTGCGTCTCGCTGCTGAAAATTCTGCTCACCAATTTCTGTTTGTACGACTGTCAATACTGTGTCAACCGGCGTTCGAGTAACGTGCCACGCGCGCGCTTTACGCCCGAGGAAGTCGTCGAACTGACGCTCGATTTCTACCGGCGCAACTACATCGACGGACTGTTTCTGAGTTCCGGAATCATTCGGTCATCGAACTACACGATGGAACAGCTCGTGCGCGTCGCTCAGTCGTTGCGTGAGGATCACCAGTTTCGCGGCTATCTTCATCTGAAGACAATCCCCGACGCCGATCCGCAGTTGATTGCACAAGCCGGCCGCTATGCCGACCGTTTGAGCGTGAACATCGAATTGCCCACCGAGGGCAGCCTCGCGCGGCTCGCACCGGAGAAAAACGTCCGCACCATCAAACTCGCCATGGGCTCGATCCGTCTCGCGCAGGAAGAGGCGCATAGCGACGCCAGCGCGCCGAAGTTCACGCCCGCGGGCCAGAGCACGCAGATGATCGTCGGCGCGGATCAGACGAACGACAGCACGATCTTGCAGACCGCCGCGGCGCTGTACGGAGCGTACAAGCTGAAGCGCGTGTACTACTCCGCCTTCAGCCCGATTCCCGACAGTCCTTCCGCGTTGCCGGCTCAGGCGCCGCCGTTGTTACGCGAACATCGGCTGTATCAGGCCGATTTCCTGATGCGCGGTTACGGCTTCAGTGCGGAGGACCTGTTCGAACAACCTGGCAATCTCTCGCTCGACATCGACCCGAAGCTCGCATGGGCGTTGGCGCATCGCGACCAGTTTCCCGTCGACCTGAACCGCGCGCCGCTGCGCATGATCGCGCGCGTGCCGGGCATCGGCATGCGCAACGCGAAACGCCTGGTCGAGTTACGGCGTTCGCGCCGTGTACGCTACGAGGACCTCGTGCGGTTGCGTTGTCCGCTGGAGAAGATCAAGCCGTTTGTCGTGACGCAAGACTATCGCGCGGCGCTGCATGACGCGTCGTCGGCGCGATTGCGCCGGGTGCTGGCGCCGCCGGTGCAACTGGCTCTGCTGTGA
- a CDS encoding 2'-5' RNA ligase family protein, with translation MPEQLWLPGLEAPPTPTDGLFFAVFPDATTAASISKLAQQLCAETRARSKPLAAARLHVTLLHLGNFAGGLPQERVDAAMKAAASVAMEPFSVEFDTAVSFASKPRPGPLVLGGGEGVAGLHRLHDALGLALRNAGLGDHAASSAAHYTPHVTLAYGMPWAAARPVEPVCWNVREFALMHSLLGRTRHVALARWTFTGAGS, from the coding sequence ATGCCTGAACAACTCTGGTTGCCTGGGCTCGAGGCGCCGCCAACGCCGACAGACGGCCTGTTCTTCGCCGTCTTTCCCGATGCCACGACAGCGGCCAGCATCTCGAAGCTCGCGCAACAGCTTTGCGCAGAGACGCGCGCGCGGAGCAAACCGCTTGCGGCGGCCCGTCTGCATGTCACCTTGCTGCACTTGGGCAATTTCGCGGGTGGTTTGCCACAGGAGCGAGTCGATGCGGCGATGAAAGCGGCTGCGTCGGTCGCCATGGAGCCGTTCAGCGTCGAATTCGACACTGCCGTCAGCTTCGCGTCGAAGCCGCGACCGGGACCGTTGGTACTGGGCGGAGGCGAGGGCGTCGCTGGCCTGCACAGGCTGCACGACGCCTTGGGCCTTGCGTTGCGAAATGCCGGTTTGGGGGACCACGCGGCTTCATCCGCGGCGCACTACACGCCGCACGTCACACTGGCGTACGGCATGCCGTGGGCCGCGGCACGTCCCGTCGAACCGGTATGCTGGAACGTGCGTGAGTTTGCGTTGATGCACAGTTTGCTTGGGCGTACGCGCCATGTTGCGCTGGCTCGATGGACTTTCACGGGCGCGGGTTCATAG
- a CDS encoding DnaJ family domain-containing protein: MKLLDALVEQRIAAAAARGEFDELPGAGAPLSLDDDALVPEEVRVANRILKNAGFVPPAVEQLRALRDLQAELNAVSDRATRCRLQARMLALDMALESLRGGPLVLPREYCRRIAERLSERAGNLNMADAGSQ; the protein is encoded by the coding sequence ATGAAATTGCTTGATGCGTTAGTCGAACAGCGTATTGCCGCCGCCGCCGCGCGAGGTGAGTTCGACGAGTTACCGGGCGCGGGCGCGCCGCTGTCTCTGGACGACGATGCTCTGGTCCCGGAAGAAGTGCGCGTCGCCAACCGGATTTTGAAGAATGCGGGCTTCGTGCCGCCCGCTGTCGAGCAGTTGCGCGCGTTGCGCGACCTGCAAGCGGAGTTGAATGCCGTGAGCGACCGGGCTACCCGTTGCCGTCTCCAGGCGCGCATGCTGGCGCTCGATATGGCACTTGAATCGTTGCGTGGCGGCCCGCTGGTTCTGCCGCGCGAATACTGCCGGCGCATTGCCGAGCGGCTGAGCGAGCGCGCCGGCAACCTCAATATGGCAGACGCGGGTTCGCAGTGA